From Epinephelus lanceolatus isolate andai-2023 chromosome 12, ASM4190304v1, whole genome shotgun sequence, the proteins below share one genomic window:
- the LOC117271979 gene encoding ETS-related transcription factor Elf-1-like isoform X1, with translation MLQQSELIFDFASDHVSMSQLGGYSEYPAVIVEQVPHPHLLSYAGLACEQSQTEHNQQLLKVEQCESGEEETMETLVAADSLLNMDCPDTLSLEHYSQTFLPSLGDVITTPVTQVTVSAEGIVGAVDQPQWHSLHTKKPAAQLQSKKRGRKPRHRRAESPTPDIIVKKDKYNKGGNTLYLWQFLMELLQDRQVCPRYIKWTNPQAGIFKLVNSKAVARLWGKHKNKPDMNYETMGRALRYYYQRGILNKVEGQRLVYQFTSLPKDMIYITDGDGTKEEDDDDHDDNDEGVSDDSDDSTIPSSDQSVEEEESHPPQKKMSFSSVRASTTQRTRPAPRPSCQRDTVLRPASTSLIQEQHLPIVSAEMLRTLQNLQKVQSLQPAGHASVFKTAQLLGSLCERQAAAQVAVDSEGAREIPDVKSHPGHKTSQVETPQLVPLTGSDQ, from the exons ATGCTGCAACAGTCAGAGCTCATCTTTGACTTTGCCAGTGACCACGTCAGCATGTCACAG TTGGGGGGATACTCAGAGTATCCTGCAGTGATTGTGGAGCAGGTTCCACATCCACACCTGCTCTCCTATGCAGGCCTAGCATGTGAACAGTCACAGACAGAGCATAACCAGCAGCTGCTCAAAG TGGAACAATGTGAAAGTGGCGAGGAGGAGACCATGGAGACACTTGTTGCTGCTGACTCGCTCCTCAACATGGACTGTCCTGACACCCTCTCGCTGGAACACTACT CCCAGACCTTCTTGCCATCActgggtgatgtcatcactaCTCCTGTTACCCAGGTGACTGTGTCAGCGGAGGGCATCGTGGGAGCTGTCGACCAGCCACAGTGGCACTCGCTGCACACAAAGAAGCCCGCGGCACAGCTGCAGTCCAAAAAGAGAG GGAGAAAACCTCGACACAGACGGGCGGAGTCTCCCACCCCAGATATTATAGTGAAGAAGGACAAATACAACAAAG GAGGAAACACACTGTACCTGTGGCAGTTCCTGATGGAGCTGTTGCAAGACCGACAGGTCTGCCCTCGCTACATTAAATGGACTAATCCCCAAGCAGGAATCTTCAAGTTGGTCAACTCTAAGGCAGTGGCCAGACTGTGGGGCAAACACAAGAACAAGCCAGATATGAATTATGAGACGATGGGGAGAGCACTCAG GTACTACTACCAGAGAGGCATACTGAATAAGGTGGAAGGCCAGCGTCTGGTCTACCAGTTCACCTCTCTGCCCAAAGACATGATCTATATCACAGACGGAGATGGCACCAAAGAGGAGGACGATGATGATCACGACGACAACGATGAGGGCGTGAGTGATGACTCCGATGACAGCACAATACCTTCTAGTGACCAAtcagtggaggaggaagagtcaCACCCACCACAGAAGAAAATGTCATTCAGCTCTGTCCGAGCTTCAACGACCCAGCGGACCAGGCCGGCGCCCAGGCCCTCATGCCAGCGTGACACCGTCCTGCGACCTGCCAGCACCAGCTTGATCCAGGAGCAGCATTTGCCTATCGTGTCCGCCGAGATGCTGCGGACCCTCCAGAACCTGCAGAAGGTCCAGTCCCTGCAGCCCGCCGGTCACGCCTCTGTCTTCAAAACAGCTCAGCTGCTGGGGAGTCTGTGTGAGCGGCAGGCCGCCGCTCAGGTGGCTGTGGACAGTGAGGGTGCACGGGAGATACCTGATGTAAAGTCACACCCAGGACACAAAACTTCACAAGTGGAGACTCCGCAGCTGGTCCCCCTAACTGGCTCTGACCAATAG
- the LOC117271979 gene encoding ETS-related transcription factor Elf-1-like isoform X2 has translation MACSSPVLRVEMEQCESGEEETMETLVAADSLLNMDCPDTLSLEHYSQTFLPSLGDVITTPVTQVTVSAEGIVGAVDQPQWHSLHTKKPAAQLQSKKRGRKPRHRRAESPTPDIIVKKDKYNKGGNTLYLWQFLMELLQDRQVCPRYIKWTNPQAGIFKLVNSKAVARLWGKHKNKPDMNYETMGRALRYYYQRGILNKVEGQRLVYQFTSLPKDMIYITDGDGTKEEDDDDHDDNDEGVSDDSDDSTIPSSDQSVEEEESHPPQKKMSFSSVRASTTQRTRPAPRPSCQRDTVLRPASTSLIQEQHLPIVSAEMLRTLQNLQKVQSLQPAGHASVFKTAQLLGSLCERQAAAQVAVDSEGAREIPDVKSHPGHKTSQVETPQLVPLTGSDQ, from the exons ATGGCTTGTTCCTCACCAGTGCTGCGAGTTGAAA TGGAACAATGTGAAAGTGGCGAGGAGGAGACCATGGAGACACTTGTTGCTGCTGACTCGCTCCTCAACATGGACTGTCCTGACACCCTCTCGCTGGAACACTACT CCCAGACCTTCTTGCCATCActgggtgatgtcatcactaCTCCTGTTACCCAGGTGACTGTGTCAGCGGAGGGCATCGTGGGAGCTGTCGACCAGCCACAGTGGCACTCGCTGCACACAAAGAAGCCCGCGGCACAGCTGCAGTCCAAAAAGAGAG GGAGAAAACCTCGACACAGACGGGCGGAGTCTCCCACCCCAGATATTATAGTGAAGAAGGACAAATACAACAAAG GAGGAAACACACTGTACCTGTGGCAGTTCCTGATGGAGCTGTTGCAAGACCGACAGGTCTGCCCTCGCTACATTAAATGGACTAATCCCCAAGCAGGAATCTTCAAGTTGGTCAACTCTAAGGCAGTGGCCAGACTGTGGGGCAAACACAAGAACAAGCCAGATATGAATTATGAGACGATGGGGAGAGCACTCAG GTACTACTACCAGAGAGGCATACTGAATAAGGTGGAAGGCCAGCGTCTGGTCTACCAGTTCACCTCTCTGCCCAAAGACATGATCTATATCACAGACGGAGATGGCACCAAAGAGGAGGACGATGATGATCACGACGACAACGATGAGGGCGTGAGTGATGACTCCGATGACAGCACAATACCTTCTAGTGACCAAtcagtggaggaggaagagtcaCACCCACCACAGAAGAAAATGTCATTCAGCTCTGTCCGAGCTTCAACGACCCAGCGGACCAGGCCGGCGCCCAGGCCCTCATGCCAGCGTGACACCGTCCTGCGACCTGCCAGCACCAGCTTGATCCAGGAGCAGCATTTGCCTATCGTGTCCGCCGAGATGCTGCGGACCCTCCAGAACCTGCAGAAGGTCCAGTCCCTGCAGCCCGCCGGTCACGCCTCTGTCTTCAAAACAGCTCAGCTGCTGGGGAGTCTGTGTGAGCGGCAGGCCGCCGCTCAGGTGGCTGTGGACAGTGAGGGTGCACGGGAGATACCTGATGTAAAGTCACACCCAGGACACAAAACTTCACAAGTGGAGACTCCGCAGCTGGTCCCCCTAACTGGCTCTGACCAATAG